The Deinococcus sonorensis KR-87 DNA window AGACTGGTGCGCGGGAACGGACCGGGGTGCAGGGCCTCGCTGCTGCGGTGACCCGCCACGAACAGTACAAACCTACCAGAATTCATTGTTTGATTACGCTATTTACGAATTCGGGTTGGTGCGCTAGGCTGAACGGTGAGCAGCATCACGGTCGCTCTTCCCTCCCCTGTACGAGGTTGTCATGATTGTCGAAACGAAACTCGTTGGCCGCCGCACCCCGTTTGAACGCCGCCCCGTCGACCTCCCGGACGGTACCCACACCCTGCGAGACCTGCTGCTTCACCTGGTGGAGGTCGAGGTGGCCGCCTACCAGGACCGGCAGGACCGCGTGGGGCTGCTGCGGCTCCTGACCGAACAGGAGGTCCAGGCCGGCGCCGACAGCGGCCGGATCAGCGTGGCGCCACAGCAGCGAGGCGGCGCCGTCAGTGCCGAGACCGCCGGCCGCGCCGCGCTGACCGCCTTCGGGGACGGGCTGTACTACGTGTTCGTGGACGACCGGCAGCTTCAGCAGCTGGACGAACCGGTCACGCTTCGCCCCGACAGCACGCTGCTGCTCCTGCGCCTGACCGCGCTGGCGGGCGGATGAGCAGCGACGTTCAGGAGCTCCTCCGCTCGTACCAGCAGCCGTGGAAGCCGGGGTTCGAGGACCGGCTGCACACGCTGCCCGCAGCCACCGTCGCGGTCATCCGGGACAAGCTCAATGGTCTGTCCACCGCGGATGAGGCACTGACCGATGTGCTGCAGGCCAGTGACGATGCCGCCCGGGCGGCCATCGCCGCCGTGTTCTTCCCGCAGTTCCCGGACGTGGCGGCCCGCACGCTCGGCGCCCTGATGACCCGCCATCCGTACCCGCAGGGGTACGCCCGCCGGGCCTTCCGGGCGCCCGGGCACCGGCTGTCGGCCGCCCACGCACAGGCGTGGCTGTGGCGCACCTGGACCACCACCCGCGAGTACCCGCAGCCGATCGGGTGGCTGGCCGTGCATGCGGGCCTGCTGAACGCCTGGCAGTCGCAGGGCGTGGGCCTGCTGCTGGCGCAGGCGATCAGTGATGGGGACGACGAGGTGTTCGCCGTGCTGCGCGACACGGCCGGCACCCAGCATCCGGTCGCCCGCATGGGCCGCCACGTGCCGAACGCGCTGCTGTCCAGCACCCGCGAGGACGCCTGGACGCTCGCGGAGGGGTTGCTGCTCGCGGCGCAGCGGCAGGAAGGGCTGCGGCAGGTGATCCTCGAGACGGTGGACGAGGCCAGCCTGGAGGCCTTCCGGCGCATGCTGCGCCTAGTCCTGGACCACGACCTGCTGCGCTTCGCGGCCACCCTGCGCGCCGCGTGCGTGTGGTTCGGCCTGAACTACGACGTCACCGACCTGCCCACCGTCAAAGGACACCTGACCCGAGCCTTGGCGTTCCTGGACGACGAGGTTGCCGTGCGCCAGGCCGTCCAGAGCGGCACGGCACCGGACGCGTACCTGGCCCTGTTCGTGCTGGGCATGCAGGACGCGGTGCACGCGGCCGACCTCGCCCGCCCGCTGCTGATGCACGCCGACGCGGCCCGCCGCATGGCCGCCGCCCAGTTCCTGATCGCCGCCGAGCTGCTGACCGACGACGACCGCCTGATGCTGCTCGGCGACCCGGACCTGCGCCTCTCCGCGCTGGCAGGGAGCGTCCTGAACCGCTGGAGCGGCATCAATCCCGGCTACACCTTCGAGGCGTACGAACGCTACGCCCTGCGCCTGCCGGACACGGCCCGCCACGACCCGCTGCTGTTCCCCTGGCTGGGCCAGGTGCCGGCCCGCGAGACGGCCCTCGACGCCCTGCCGGTGCTGCGTGGGGACCGGCCCTTCACGGTGCTCGCGCCGCACCTGGGTGGCATGAGCGTGTACGGCAAGACGGCGGTGCTGCGCGCCCTGGGCGACCACGCCAGCACACGGACGCTCGACGCCCCCACCCGCGCGCTGCTGGTCTCGCTCCTGCAGGACCGCAACAGCAGCGTGTCCCAGGAGGCCGTGAAGGTCATGGCGCACTTCACGCCGGACGCCACCGAGGTCGGCGCCGTGCACACCCTGCTGAAGCGCAAGAGTGCGGACCTGCGCCGGGGCCTGATCCGGCTGCTGGCCCAGGCGGGCGGGCAGGCGCAGGCCAGCGCCCACGCGCTGCTGGCAGGCGGCAACGCAGAACAGCGCCAGGCTGGCCTGCAACTGCTGCTCGAAACGGGAGGCACGCTTCCCGCGGACTTCCGTCCGAGGACCGTCACCGAACAGACGCTGTGCGCCCGCCTGACCGATCCCGGCGCGCAGGTCACACTGAACGACGGCCTGGGCCTGTTCAATCCGGCGCGGCTCACCCGGCCGGTCCCGCCCCGCGTCCGCGAGCGGCCCTACCCGGCCGACCTGCAACGCGGAGCGGCGCTGCTGCGCACCTTGGACGCCGTGATCGTCGCCCACCGCGAGACGCCCCTGACCGGCGTGGGCTGGGACGGCAGCGAAACCGTCCTGCTCGGCAATGCGCGCCCCTCTGCCCTGCGTCCAGGCCGCGACGATCAGCCGATGCCGCTGCAGGACCTCTGGACCGGCTGGTGGCAGACGCGCCCGGACGCGCAGGCGGGGGACCTGACCCGCATGTGGTGGACGCTGAATCATTTCGTGGCCCGGACCGACACCACCGAGGGCGAGCTGCAGACCGAACTGGAGCCGCTCGCGGAGGAGGGGGGTGCAGACGGCGCAGCGTCACCAGCCGCAACCCTCCAGGCGTTGCGGCACCGGAGCGTATACCGCACGCTCGGGCCACTCGTCGCCCTGCGGCTGGAACACCCGGACCTCGCGGGCGTGATCGTGGCCGCCCTGCGGACGCTGTACGTCACGCCCACCGACACAGAGATGGCGCTGGACGCCTGGGAGACCGCCCTGGCCCACCTGCCGCTGGACGCAGAAGTGCAGGTCGATCCCCAGTACACCTGGCGGCGCAGCGATCCGCGCGAGCTGCTGCATCCGCTCATCCCCCGCGATCGCTGGACGGCGTGGCCTCCCGGTCAGGTGGAACGTCTGTGGAACCTGAGCGTGTACCAGGGCTCGGCCTTCCCGAAATTGCCGCTCGTTCGGCCAGAGACGCGCCTGCTGCTGCACGCCTACGCCGCGGGGTGGGCACACCGGGACGACCTGCTCGATCAGCTGATCGGGGAACGACCGGCGCGTGAGGGCTACTGGTCCAGCACCGATTTCAGCGACCTGCGCACCTACACCCGCCGCACCCTCAAGCCGGAACTGCCCACCCACCCCGACTGGCTGGACGCCGTATCGACCGTCCGCGACCGGGTGCTGCAGGTGGAGCTCGGTCGCGGAGACCTGGAAACGCCCGCCACGCTGCCGGCCCTGGCCCTGCAGGGCGTGCACGGGGCCGCCGTGGCGCTGCAGCTGCTGGCCGGACTGGGCCGCAATCCCCTCAAGCGCGGGTACCAGGGCCGCAACGAGAGCCGGGACGTGACGTTCAGCCACCTGATCCGCGTGTCGTTTCCGCAGGCCGGCGACACCCCAGACGGTGTCCGGGCGCAGGCGCAGGCGCTGAAGCTTCCGGACGCCCGGCTGCTCGACCTCGCGATGTTCGCGCCACAATGGGCGAATCTGGTGGCCGGCGCGCTCGGCTGGCGCGGCCTGGAGGGCGGCGTGTACTGGCTGCACGCCCACACCCGCGACAGCAACTGGAGCGTCCCCGAGGACGTGCGGCAGGCGTGGGAGGCCGAGATCAGCGAACGCACACCGCTCGGCGCCACCGACCTGACCGAGGGCGCGGTGGACGTCGCGTGGTTCCGGAGCATGTACAGGACCGTGGGCCGCGAGCGCTTCGCGGCGCTGCTCGAGGCGGCCAAATATGCGTCCAGCAGCGGCGGGCATAAACGTGCGGAGATGTACGCCCGCGCGATCCTCGGCGAGCTGAACGAGGCGGAGCTCGGTGCCCGGATCCGGGAGAAGCGCAACCAGGACGCCGTCCGCGCCCTGGGCCTGCTGCCCCTGGCCCGCGCGAAGGGAAAGGCGGCCAGGCAGCTGGAGGAACGCTACCGCGTGATCAGCGACTTCCGCCGCGCGGCCCGGCAGTTCGGCGCGCAGCGGCAGGCCAGCGAACGCCGCGCCGCGGACATCGGCCTGCAGAACCTCGCCCGCAGCGCCGGGTACACCGATCCGCAGCGTCTGGTGTGGGCCATGGAGGCCCGCACCGCGCCCGACTGGGGGCGGACCGTCACCGTGGACGGCGTGACGCTGGCGATTGCCGTCACGCCGGAAGGGGACGCCAGCCTGACGGTGCAGCGCGGCGAGAAGGCCCTCAAGGCCGTGCCGTCCGCGCTGAAGAAACACCCGGACGTGCTGGCCCTCCGGGAGAGCGTCAGCGAACTGAGCGCCACCCGCACCCGCATGCGCGCCGCGCTCGAGGACGCCATGATCCGGGGTGACCATCTGCAGCCTCAGGAACTCCGCGACCTCGCCGCGCACCCGGTCATCGCTCCGATGCTGCGCAGCCTGGTGTGGATCGTGAATGAGGCGCATGCCGGCTGGTGGCAGGGCGACACCCTGGAAACCCCGGCCGGAGCCCAGCCGATCGGCGAGCAGGCGCTGAGGCTCGCGCACCCGCACGACCTGTACACCGGGGGGCACTGGGCCGCATTCCAGGCCCAGGTGATGGAGCGGGGCGTCACGCAGCCGTTCAAGCAGGTGTTCCGCGAGTACTACCCGCTCACCACCGCCGAGCAGGACGCCAGACGCAGTCCCCGCTTCCAAGGGCAGCACGTTCAGCCGGGCCGGGCGGCCGCGCTGTTCAAGGCGCGCGGCTGGGTGGCCGTCCCTGAGGAGGGGGTCCGCAGGACCTGGCACGCCGAGGGCCTGAACGTCTGGATCGACACCAGCCTCGGCCACGGCACCCCCAACGAGGTGGAGGGCACGGCCCTGAACGCCGTGTACTTCCTGCCCCAGGGCGCCCGGGAGCCGCTGACGCTCTCCGAGGTGCCGCCACGCGTGTTCAGCGAAACCATGCGCGACCTGGACCTGGTCGTGTCGGTCGCGCACGTGGGCGGCGTCGATCCGGAGGCTACGCAGAGCACCACCGCGATGCGCGCGGCCCTGCTGCGGGAAACGCTGCGGCTCCTGAAGCTGAGCAACGTCAGGCTGCAGGACGACCACGCCCTCATCGAGGGCCACCACGCCCGGTACACCGTGCACCTCGGCAGCGGCACCGTGCACCGCCAGCCGGGCGGCTTCCTGTGCATCATCCCGGTCCACAACCAGCAGCAGGGCCGCCTGTTCCTGCCGTTTGCCGACCCCGACCCCCGCACGGCCGAGGTGGTCAGCAAGGTGCTGCTGCTCGCTGAAGACCGCAAGATTCAGGACCCCACCATCCTTGAGCAGCTGCGCTGACGCTGGGGCGGCGCCGCCCGGTCCAGGAGATGCGGCGGCCCTCCACCCGGGCCGCCGAAGCGCCGCATGTCCGCGGTTGGCGCCGCCCAGGCGAGCGGGGCTGGTGATGCCCGCGCGTGCATTCAGGCGGATCAGCCGTGGCTGGCTGGTCCCGCCCCGATCGGCCCGGACCCCCGACGGGCAGCGCGGACTCCAGCCGCGTGGGGACCCGGAACCATGCGGCGGGGAGGGCCGCAACGACGCTGGCCGGGGATGACGGTCTGCCCCTCCACGGGCGTACGGCACCGACCCCCGCAGGCCACGGTGAGCAGCCGTCGCGAACACAAAGCGGCGGCGAAGAACAAGGGTGGGGTGGGCCGCACTCTGGACGCCCGGCCCACCGCACCCTGAAGCTGCAGGCTTGGCGGTCTGCCGGTTCAGTTGACCTGCGGCCTCATCCCCCGCCGTCACGCGGCGGCCCGTGGTCGGGCGCCGCGCGCTGCAGGGTGAAGCGGTCGCTCCACAGCGGATGCGTCACCTGCTGGGTCCAGTCGGCGACGATCTCACCGTGCACCGGCATGAACTTGAAGCCGGCCCCCGAGCAGGGTGACACCAGCAGCACGTGAGGCGAGGCGGGGTGCTGGTCGTACACGAAGTCCCCACTCCGGGTGGTGGTGTACAGGCAGGTCTGCGTCTGCATCTCCGGCCCGGCCGCGTCCGGCAGGTGCCGCTGGAGAAACCGGCGCATGGTGGCGGTCAGCTCCGGCTGTGGCCCACCGTCCGGGTGGTCCGGGTTGACCTCCGGGCCGCTGATGTGCAGCCCGACCTTGACGCCCGGCAGGTGGAACATCGGAAAGCCGTAGACCTCCGGGACGGTCCACTGGATGAACATCGGGAATCGCCCGAGCGCAAACGCCTCGGGACGCTGCGGGCGAAAGAACACCACCTGCTCCCGCGTGACCCGGAAGCGCCCGGCGAGGTCCGGCAGCAGATTCGGCAGCCAGCCGCCGGCCGCGATCACCACGCGGCCCGCCTCGAAGCGGCCCGCGGAGGTCTCCACCACCGGCGCGTGCGGGTCACTCAGGTCGAGCCGCTGCACCCGGGTCTGCTCCAGCAGGGTGCCGCCCAGCGCCCGGGTCATGGCGGTCAGCAGTTCGAGCGTCAGGCTGGGGTTGAGGATGCCCGCCTCCGGACTGAAGATGGCCTGCCAGTCGTCGTCGGGCCGCCACTGCGGATGGCGGCGCGCCAGCGCCACGGCGTCCAGCCGCTCGAAGGGCTCCCCCTGGGCCGTCAGGTGACGGGCGATGGACGTCAGTTCGGGGCTGTGCGCAGTCCCGAGATCGAGCAGTCCGGAGGGCCAGTACAGCTGCGTCTGATACTCCTGCTGGAACGTTCGCCAGCCGCGCAACGCCCACGCCGCCATCCGCGCGTGATGCTGCAGCGGCTGGGACAGACGGAAAATTCTGGACGCGCCCGCACTGCTGCCGTGATGATGACCGAAGCGGTGCTGCTCGAGCAGCAGCACTTTTCCCTGCCCGCGGCGGGCAAGCTCATGGGCGGCGGCAGTCCCGGCCATCCCTCCGCCGATGATCACCGTGTCGTACGCGCGTTTCATGCCTTGACCCGCATCTGCTCTCCTCCAGCCTCACCGGATTGTACTGGTGGAAGCAGGCCGCGGCCTGGCCTGGGTCCGGGAGCCTGAGCTGGTCCAGGCCACCCGGGCGGGATTTCCACCCGGGCTCAGGTCAGGGGAATCCGGGCGTTCGCATGATCGTCCCGTTCGGCGGGGGTGGCCTCGTCCTGCAGCCAGGGAACGGGCCAGGTGAGCCGTGGACGCCGCACCTGCAGAGGAGGCGACGCCCGTCCCCTGGCGCCCGGAACGTCGACCACGGCACGCCCGGGTCCACCTGTTCAGGGACGAGGCTGGCGCCAGCCGACGGCCTTTCGGTGGATTCCGCCCATGTCCTCTGAAGAAATTTCAGTGCCCTGCGCGCCCATGGGCACACGGCCGGAGGCAACCGCGCGTGACCTCAGAACAGCTCGGCCTGATGCACGCTGGCACGCAGATGGGCGAGCAGCGCCGGCACCTGGTTTGCGGTTTTGGCTTTCAGCACGGCGGCACAGACTTCCGCGACATCCAGCTCCCCATTCACCGCTTTGGTGTGCAGCGCGTCGAGTTCGAGGGTGGTCAATTTGCCGCGAAGCAGCAGGTTCAGTTGACGGATCAGGTGGGCGCCGCGCTCCTCCGGCGACATGGTGGTCAGGAGCTCCGAGACGGACGGGGACGGCGCAGGATCGGATTTGGACACCCGGCGGGCGGGCGCCGGGACGGGCCGCAGCGGGAGCGTCTCCGCGCTGTATTGGTCCGGGTTCTTGATCAGGTGCACCAGCGCGGCCGCGGCGGACTTTTTGGGGGTCAGCTGTCCATTGCGCACCAGCGCTTCAAACAGGTCGATGCGGGTATTCAGCACCGCCAGCGCGTACGTCCGGGCGAGCCCGCGGGCGACACCGTCGGTCACCC harbors:
- a CDS encoding DUF5724 domain-containing protein encodes the protein MSSDVQELLRSYQQPWKPGFEDRLHTLPAATVAVIRDKLNGLSTADEALTDVLQASDDAARAAIAAVFFPQFPDVAARTLGALMTRHPYPQGYARRAFRAPGHRLSAAHAQAWLWRTWTTTREYPQPIGWLAVHAGLLNAWQSQGVGLLLAQAISDGDDEVFAVLRDTAGTQHPVARMGRHVPNALLSSTREDAWTLAEGLLLAAQRQEGLRQVILETVDEASLEAFRRMLRLVLDHDLLRFAATLRAACVWFGLNYDVTDLPTVKGHLTRALAFLDDEVAVRQAVQSGTAPDAYLALFVLGMQDAVHAADLARPLLMHADAARRMAAAQFLIAAELLTDDDRLMLLGDPDLRLSALAGSVLNRWSGINPGYTFEAYERYALRLPDTARHDPLLFPWLGQVPARETALDALPVLRGDRPFTVLAPHLGGMSVYGKTAVLRALGDHASTRTLDAPTRALLVSLLQDRNSSVSQEAVKVMAHFTPDATEVGAVHTLLKRKSADLRRGLIRLLAQAGGQAQASAHALLAGGNAEQRQAGLQLLLETGGTLPADFRPRTVTEQTLCARLTDPGAQVTLNDGLGLFNPARLTRPVPPRVRERPYPADLQRGAALLRTLDAVIVAHRETPLTGVGWDGSETVLLGNARPSALRPGRDDQPMPLQDLWTGWWQTRPDAQAGDLTRMWWTLNHFVARTDTTEGELQTELEPLAEEGGADGAASPAATLQALRHRSVYRTLGPLVALRLEHPDLAGVIVAALRTLYVTPTDTEMALDAWETALAHLPLDAEVQVDPQYTWRRSDPRELLHPLIPRDRWTAWPPGQVERLWNLSVYQGSAFPKLPLVRPETRLLLHAYAAGWAHRDDLLDQLIGERPAREGYWSSTDFSDLRTYTRRTLKPELPTHPDWLDAVSTVRDRVLQVELGRGDLETPATLPALALQGVHGAAVALQLLAGLGRNPLKRGYQGRNESRDVTFSHLIRVSFPQAGDTPDGVRAQAQALKLPDARLLDLAMFAPQWANLVAGALGWRGLEGGVYWLHAHTRDSNWSVPEDVRQAWEAEISERTPLGATDLTEGAVDVAWFRSMYRTVGRERFAALLEAAKYASSSGGHKRAEMYARAILGELNEAELGARIREKRNQDAVRALGLLPLARAKGKAARQLEERYRVISDFRRAARQFGAQRQASERRAADIGLQNLARSAGYTDPQRLVWAMEARTAPDWGRTVTVDGVTLAIAVTPEGDASLTVQRGEKALKAVPSALKKHPDVLALRESVSELSATRTRMRAALEDAMIRGDHLQPQELRDLAAHPVIAPMLRSLVWIVNEAHAGWWQGDTLETPAGAQPIGEQALRLAHPHDLYTGGHWAAFQAQVMERGVTQPFKQVFREYYPLTTAEQDARRSPRFQGQHVQPGRAAALFKARGWVAVPEEGVRRTWHAEGLNVWIDTSLGHGTPNEVEGTALNAVYFLPQGAREPLTLSEVPPRVFSETMRDLDLVVSVAHVGGVDPEATQSTTAMRAALLRETLRLLKLSNVRLQDDHALIEGHHARYTVHLGSGTVHRQPGGFLCIIPVHNQQQGRLFLPFADPDPRTAEVVSKVLLLAEDRKIQDPTILEQLR
- the solA gene encoding N-methyl-L-tryptophan oxidase, coding for MKRAYDTVIIGGGMAGTAAAHELARRGQGKVLLLEQHRFGHHHGSSAGASRIFRLSQPLQHHARMAAWALRGWRTFQQEYQTQLYWPSGLLDLGTAHSPELTSIARHLTAQGEPFERLDAVALARRHPQWRPDDDWQAIFSPEAGILNPSLTLELLTAMTRALGGTLLEQTRVQRLDLSDPHAPVVETSAGRFEAGRVVIAAGGWLPNLLPDLAGRFRVTREQVVFFRPQRPEAFALGRFPMFIQWTVPEVYGFPMFHLPGVKVGLHISGPEVNPDHPDGGPQPELTATMRRFLQRHLPDAAGPEMQTQTCLYTTTRSGDFVYDQHPASPHVLLVSPCSGAGFKFMPVHGEIVADWTQQVTHPLWSDRFTLQRAAPDHGPPRDGGG